In the Candidatus Sericytochromatia bacterium genome, one interval contains:
- the topA gene encoding type I DNA topoisomerase — translation MPRRAQTPPRPAASPAARGVVIVESPNKAKTLRQLLGRQWEIIATVGHFCDLPERSLGVEVENGFRPTYVYHPDRKAVVAQLRALRERYAPEAIIVASDADREGEAIGWHIARTAGLRPEEVQRAEFHEITPAGVQRALSRLRPLDLGLVAAQEARRILDRLVGYSVSPVVRDRLPHEREVSAGRVQSVALRVVVDRENAIRAFVPEAFWRIEAHYPWPQEPAREWTAELVGRGEAARPTPHPIRTEAEAQAIAQALAAVPHRVARLERKESKRHPPAPLITATMLQRASARLGMSPEETTRHAKGLFEAGLVTYIRTDDPSVAPEFQRETLAWLASRYGAEIVPGRPNRAKAKGPQSQGAHECIRPTQLDDARAANLTGRARALYDMIRETYLASQCKPARYDVTEAWLSATAEANEGWVLKASGRILRDPGFLALFGHVAEEEGEGGAAQAPLPPLREGEAFAPLRVTPSEHWTRPPERFTEASLIKYLEARGIGRPSTYAAMVEKIRQRAFVALVDRRCLSPTPKGEAVDGELRRFFSAIIKEGFTAELETRLDAIARREENWRAFMADFWAHLTPLLSAARATPLVRSAEPPPAPPETPPARPSSGRPRRRGDAAGAAASGGRKPRKAGKGTATRPRRSAPEAALDGPMPPCPRCREAFLRPISASKDGRRYLVCGRDQPGRRLCGFIMAADDTQNPACPRCGAATRRLPTGGFGCVRWQREGGPESCDGRLPG, via the coding sequence ATGCCGCGTCGTGCTCAGACTCCCCCCCGCCCTGCCGCCTCGCCTGCCGCGCGTGGCGTCGTGATCGTGGAATCGCCCAACAAGGCCAAAACACTGCGCCAGTTGCTCGGCCGCCAGTGGGAGATCATCGCGACGGTGGGCCACTTCTGCGACCTGCCGGAGCGCAGCCTGGGGGTCGAAGTGGAGAATGGCTTCCGCCCGACCTACGTCTACCACCCGGACCGCAAGGCCGTCGTGGCCCAGTTACGTGCCCTGCGCGAGCGCTACGCGCCGGAAGCGATCATCGTGGCCTCGGACGCCGACCGCGAGGGGGAGGCCATCGGCTGGCACATCGCCCGCACCGCGGGCTTGCGCCCCGAAGAGGTGCAGCGGGCCGAATTTCACGAGATCACGCCGGCCGGGGTCCAGCGCGCCCTGTCGCGGCTGCGCCCGCTCGACCTCGGGCTGGTGGCAGCCCAGGAAGCCCGCCGGATCCTGGACCGCCTGGTGGGCTACAGCGTGTCCCCGGTGGTGCGCGATCGCCTGCCGCACGAACGCGAGGTGTCGGCCGGCCGCGTGCAATCGGTGGCCTTGCGCGTGGTGGTGGACCGCGAAAACGCCATCCGGGCTTTCGTTCCGGAGGCGTTCTGGCGAATCGAGGCGCATTACCCCTGGCCGCAGGAGCCCGCGCGCGAGTGGACCGCCGAGCTGGTCGGGCGTGGCGAGGCGGCCCGCCCGACCCCTCACCCGATCCGCACCGAGGCCGAGGCCCAGGCGATCGCCCAGGCCCTCGCGGCCGTGCCTCATCGCGTGGCACGCCTCGAGCGGAAAGAAAGCAAGCGCCATCCCCCCGCCCCCCTGATCACCGCCACCATGCTGCAACGGGCCTCCGCCCGGCTCGGCATGAGCCCGGAGGAGACCACCCGGCACGCCAAGGGCCTGTTCGAAGCGGGCCTGGTCACCTACATCCGCACCGACGACCCGAGCGTCGCCCCGGAATTCCAGCGCGAGACCCTGGCCTGGCTCGCCAGCCGGTACGGCGCTGAGATCGTTCCTGGCCGCCCCAATCGGGCCAAGGCCAAGGGCCCGCAAAGCCAGGGCGCCCACGAGTGCATCCGGCCAACCCAGCTGGACGACGCCCGCGCGGCCAACCTGACCGGACGAGCGCGCGCGCTCTACGACATGATCCGGGAGACCTATCTGGCCAGCCAGTGCAAACCAGCCCGCTATGACGTCACGGAGGCCTGGCTGAGCGCCACGGCGGAAGCGAATGAGGGCTGGGTCTTGAAGGCCAGCGGTCGCATTCTGCGCGACCCGGGCTTCCTGGCCCTGTTCGGGCACGTCGCCGAAGAGGAGGGCGAGGGCGGCGCCGCCCAGGCGCCGCTGCCCCCCTTGCGCGAGGGCGAGGCCTTCGCCCCCCTCCGCGTCACGCCCAGCGAACACTGGACCCGTCCCCCGGAGCGCTTCACCGAGGCCAGCCTGATCAAGTACCTGGAGGCGCGGGGCATCGGCCGCCCAAGCACCTATGCCGCCATGGTCGAGAAGATCCGGCAGCGCGCCTTCGTGGCCCTTGTCGATCGGCGCTGCCTGAGCCCCACCCCCAAGGGAGAGGCGGTCGATGGCGAACTGCGGCGCTTTTTCTCGGCCATCATCAAGGAGGGCTTCACGGCCGAACTGGAGACCCGACTGGATGCGATCGCACGGCGCGAGGAAAACTGGCGGGCCTTCATGGCGGACTTCTGGGCCCACCTGACGCCCTTGCTCAGTGCGGCCCGCGCCACGCCGCTGGTGCGCTCGGCCGAGCCACCGCCGGCCCCTCCGGAGACTCCCCCGGCGCGCCCATCCAGCGGGCGCCCCCGCCGCCGGGGCGACGCCGCTGGGGCCGCGGCCTCGGGCGGCCGCAAGCCTCGCAAGGCAGGCAAAGGCACCGCCACACGTCCCCGTCGTTCTGCCCCGGAGGCTGCTCTCGACGGGCCGATGCCCCCGTGCCCGCGCTGTCGAGAGGCCTTCCTGCGTCCCATCAGCGCCAGCAAGGACGGACGTCGTTACCTCGTGTGCGGCCGGGACCAACCGGGGCGCCGGCTGTGTGGTTTCATCATGGCCGCCGACGACACGCAAAACCCGGCCTGCCCCCGCTGTGGCGCAGCGACCCGCCGACTTCCTACCGGCGGTTTCGGCTGTGTGCGCTGGCAACGGGAGGGCGGCCCCGAAAGCTGCGACGGCCGCCTCCCGGGTTGA
- a CDS encoding GGDEF domain-containing protein: protein MDPTTTSGLAPDRALYHAWLVDGEPEWTLTRVTSSILRADSPGAVLLARRAALSAVERRAQDAPSQPLPEADWLHAIDALAAAALEILRLRARCDLRDADLEAALARLRDAEEEANTDVLTGLANRRNFLEHADRQVAIAQRYGSPLAVLLLDVDHFKACNDLYGHAAGDVVLRQVAATLSAELRHCDLAARYGGEEFTVLCPSTDAQQALQLAERLRQAIEDTILLGGVSGVEVPQGVTVSVGVATAQTGQDAIEQILQRADAALYRAKREGRNRVVSADFGGIPCL, encoded by the coding sequence TTGGATCCCACAACGACCTCGGGGCTTGCCCCTGACAGGGCGCTCTATCACGCCTGGCTGGTGGATGGAGAGCCGGAATGGACGCTCACCCGCGTCACCTCGTCGATCTTGCGCGCCGACAGCCCGGGCGCCGTGCTGCTGGCGCGGCGCGCGGCGCTTTCCGCAGTGGAGCGACGGGCCCAGGACGCGCCCAGCCAGCCGCTGCCGGAGGCGGATTGGCTGCATGCGATCGATGCGCTGGCCGCTGCCGCGCTGGAGATTCTGCGGCTGAGGGCCCGCTGCGACCTGCGCGACGCGGATCTCGAAGCCGCCCTCGCGCGGCTGCGTGACGCCGAGGAAGAAGCCAACACGGATGTGCTGACGGGCCTGGCCAACCGGCGGAACTTCCTCGAGCACGCCGACCGCCAGGTGGCGATCGCCCAGCGCTACGGCAGCCCGCTGGCCGTGCTGCTGCTGGACGTGGACCATTTCAAGGCCTGCAACGATCTCTACGGGCACGCCGCGGGTGACGTGGTGCTGCGCCAGGTGGCGGCCACCCTCAGCGCGGAACTGCGCCACTGCGACCTGGCCGCCCGCTACGGCGGCGAGGAATTCACCGTGCTGTGCCCCAGCACGGACGCGCAACAGGCGCTCCAGCTGGCCGAGCGACTGCGGCAGGCGATCGAGGACACGATCCTGCTCGGCGGCGTCAGTGGCGTCGAGGTCCCACAGGGCGTGACGGTCTCGGTCGGCGTGGCCACCGCCCAGACCGGGCAGGACGCGATCGAGCAGATCCTGCAACGCGCCGATGCGGCCCTCTACCGTGCCAAGCGCGAGGGCCGGAACCGGGTGGTGAGCGCCGACTTCGGCGGCATCCCCTGCCTCTGA